Part of the Sphaerochaeta associata genome is shown below.
GTCCAAGTCGTATTGCACCACCTGCGTCGCCACAAAGCCATCCCCGATTTCCAAAGAGGCATCGATCGCCCCGGCATAGCCGAGCAGCACAACAAACGAAGGAGCATACGCATCGATGGCCTGGATTGCAGCAAGGGCACTTTGCACCTTTCCCACTCCGATACAGACTCCGACAACCACACGACCGGCGACCTGAAGCGGCTCATACAGCTTTGTTAGCACTCCTTCCAATTCACGTTTTGTGGCTGCAAGTATCAGAACTTCACATTGCATGAATTACCATCTCTTTGCAAGATAAGGCAGTATGAGCGAGACGGCGATGCCGTGACGTTTCTCATACCCAGCCTGCATCGTTGCCTCGATCGCCTTTGAAGTAAACGCAACTGCAAGCTCTACCGACCTTTGGAAGGACTCCTTACGAAGCAAGAAACCCAATAAAAGGCTGGCAAACAAGTCCCCGCAGCCAGGATAGGAAACCTCAAGCTTCCGGTACGGTACCAGATACGATTCGCCCCCTGCATAGCAGGCCACTACGTTTCCGTCCCCAAGAGGGACGCTGGTGATGGCGACCTTTGCATTGGTTGCAAGCCCGAGTTCCTTCGCCCACGATAACGCTGCAGAAGCATCGAACTGCTCTTGGTACGGCCGCCCGAGCAACAGCGCCGCCTCGGTGGTATTGGGGGTGATGACGTCGGCATGCATGACCAGTCCCTGCATGGCATTCACCTGCTGTTCGGTTACCGGTCCATAGAGCGACCCCCCGTCGCCAAGTACCGGATCGACAAGCGTCAAGGAGGCTTTCTGATCCTTGATGAAGGCCTTGATCAGATCGACCTGATCGGAGCTGCCGAGAAAACCTGAGTACATTGCATCGAATCGAAGTCCAAGGTCCTTCCATGCATCCAGGATACCGATGATGTCTCTACTCGTATCCCTGAAATAATAGGAGGGAAATCCATCGGTCTGGCTTGATAGCAGGGCTGTAGGAAGCGGGCAGGCCTCCACTCCCATCACCTCGAGGACGGGCAGGACAACAGTAAGCGAGCTCTTTGCATAACAGCTCAAATCGTGGATGGCGGCACAGATTGGTTGCATAAATCTACACTACCGCACATCTGCAAACAAGGCAATATATGCTATACTCGGCCTAGTGGAGGTCCCCATGCTATTCTATGACAGTCTGCATCACCTGATCATCGCCGACGACCAAATCAATCCTTTGGCGTTCCCGCTTCCAACGCAAGATGAGTTGCACCACGAACTCTCATCCATGATCCTCTCATCCTCGGGATGGCGGAAAGTATTTGCCGAAAGCGGAGACGAAGAGGACGCGACGTGTGAGATACGCAACGAGACTGCAATGCTTACAGCACTTGCCGCCCTTGCCTTGGCACGCACGCTCGGTGTTCCTGCGGCCCAAAAGCAAGCGGTCCTGGGTGGAGAAGCACCTAAACAGGAAAGGGAGGCAACCATACTCGTAGGACTCGACGCCAGACCCACCGGGCGGATTCTTGGGGACATCGTCTGCCGAACCCTCACCGCCCTTGGATGCAAGGTACGCTACCTGTTCATCTGTGCAGCCCCCCAGATTATGGCCGACTGCAACCTGCACCCCGATGAGGCGGATGCATTCTTCTATATTTCGGCAAGCCACAACCCGATCGGGCACAATGGTTTCAAGTTCGGCAAGGACGGAGGAGTCTACTCGCTGAAGGAAGCCGATGAGCTTACCCGGGTCTACAGGGACATCCTCTTTCAAGAAAGCATGGCCCCGGCCTATCTGCAACGGCTGACCCAGGAAATGGACATACAGCAGTATCGAACGGTGTTGGAGCAGGTCGCGTTCGAACGACAACGCAGTCTTGAGCGCTACGAAACCTTCGTTTTGACCACTGCAGCCAAAAGCATCGATTCAGCCGAGCACGAACGCTTTCGCCAAGACCTGCGGCAAGCCCACCAGAAGGAGCCCCTATCGGTCATCGGGGAACTCAACGGCAGCGCACGATCGGCGAGCATCGACAAGCACCTGCTTACCTCTCTCGGCCTGAAGGTACTGTTGCTCAACGACCGACCCGGAGAAGTTGTGCATGCCATCGTCCCCGAAGGTGAGAATCTCGAGCTCTGCAGGACAACCCTCCAGGAGTTGTATGCCAAGGACAGTTCCTATCGTCTCGGATATGTTCCTGACAACGATGGAGACCGCGGCAACCTGGTCTATATCAGTGAACAAAGCGGTCAGGCCCAAATTCTTGAAGCCCAAAACGTATTCGCCTTGGTGGTGCTTGCCGAACTCTCACAAACGAGATTGCAGAA
Proteins encoded:
- a CDS encoding pyridoxamine kinase; the protein is MQPICAAIHDLSCYAKSSLTVVLPVLEVMGVEACPLPTALLSSQTDGFPSYYFRDTSRDIIGILDAWKDLGLRFDAMYSGFLGSSDQVDLIKAFIKDQKASLTLVDPVLGDGGSLYGPVTEQQVNAMQGLVMHADVITPNTTEAALLLGRPYQEQFDASAALSWAKELGLATNAKVAITSVPLGDGNVVACYAGGESYLVPYRKLEVSYPGCGDLFASLLLGFLLRKESFQRSVELAVAFTSKAIEATMQAGYEKRHGIAVSLILPYLAKRW
- a CDS encoding phosphoglucomutase, whose translation is MLFYDSLHHLIIADDQINPLAFPLPTQDELHHELSSMILSSSGWRKVFAESGDEEDATCEIRNETAMLTALAALALARTLGVPAAQKQAVLGGEAPKQEREATILVGLDARPTGRILGDIVCRTLTALGCKVRYLFICAAPQIMADCNLHPDEADAFFYISASHNPIGHNGFKFGKDGGVYSLKEADELTRVYRDILFQESMAPAYLQRLTQEMDIQQYRTVLEQVAFERQRSLERYETFVLTTAAKSIDSAEHERFRQDLRQAHQKEPLSVIGELNGSARSASIDKHLLTSLGLKVLLLNDRPGEVVHAIVPEGENLELCRTTLQELYAKDSSYRLGYVPDNDGDRGNLVYISEQSGQAQILEAQNVFALVVLAELSQTRLQNPNKLLATVVNCPTSMRIDHIAQAFDAEVFRCEVGESNVVDLARMKREEGYLVPVLGEGSNGGNITHPAKVRDPLNTLLSLVKLLRNRDIAKLWFLSVGKQVPRSITLDGIIESLPVYTTTGSFSKAGKMQVTQSHGILKNRYEALLQSDWEMRKTELSAMGIHSFTIFQTEGTNCYEGMGEAYRHGLYSGGYKVALKNRDGVITDYLWMRGSKTEPVFRVVVDCQGDDENRYEYLLAWHRSMIERADRA